The sequence below is a genomic window from Gammaproteobacteria bacterium.
TGGTCCCGGCGGGCTGGAGTACGACTGGAGCATCGATGGGCGCTCCGAGGTCTTTGACGCCCGGGCCGAGGAATGGCGTGACCTGATGCTGACCGTGATGAATGGAGACCTCGAGGTACAGGACGTCCTCGCCGAGGAAAGTAGCCTGAAGGAAGTCGGATGGGCCCATCGAAGGCACGTAAGCGGCCTGCAGCGTCAGATCGGCGCCCACCAGAGGCACGTCCGCGACCTGCACCGCCAGTTGGCGCGCACCGACGACCTCGCCCAAAGGGTGCGAGAGATCGACGAGCAGATCGAGGAATACGACCTCGACGGCAAGATCCGGGGAATCGAAATCCAGATCGAGGAATACGACCTCGATGGCAAGCTGGAGGAAGCCGAGGCTCGGGTCGAGGAATTCGACGCCGACGGGCGCATCGACGAGATCGAGCGCTCGCTGGAGGACGAGATCGCCGCCCTGCGCCGCATCGTCGGGTAACGCCTTCGGGCCCAGCCCGGAAACCGGGAATACCACCCACCTACAGCCGGAGTGCGCCAGATGACCATCCCCCGATCGATCCTGTGCATGGCGATTCTTCTCGCCGTAGCGGCGTCGCAGGGCACGAGTCAGGTGCTCGCCGGGCCGCGAGGACCGGTCGAGTTCATCGGGCTGAAGCGCTGGGCTGCCCCCGAGTTGCTTGAGGCCATCCAGCGGATCGATCCCGACCGGCCTCTCCACGCGTGCGCCGTCACCATGAAGAGTCAGCTTGGATTCGCCGATGCCGCCGTCGCCGTTCACTACGACTCCTATTCGGTTGACTTCCTCATGTCCGCTGCCGCCGAACCGTATACGGTCATCGTCGGCGTGGAAGACCGTGCGCGAGTCCGGTATCGGACCCCCGGCAGCGAGACACTCCCCCTGCCCGAACGTTGGCAGGCTCTCAAATCCTTGGCCGAAGGGAACTTCGGGACTCTGGTCATGGCTGCGGAGATGTTCCACTCGCGACACGATCCCGAGAGGGTACGGGAGCACGTGGAAGTCGTGGGTATCGACGCGGCCGATCTCGATCCGATCTGGGAGCAGATCGAGGCCATGGATGGAGAGCGGGATCGTCTCCTAGCCCGAGAAGTACTCAAGCGTGACGAATCCTGGTCCTCGCGAGCGGCGGCGGTGGTCGTCCTCGGCAACTTCAGCGCGCACGACGCCACCTGGCACGACCTGGTCTCGACCTTGATCCATCCCGAGGCGCGGGTTCAGGGGGCGGCCGAGGCGGTTCTTCGCGGGTTTCTCCAAGCAGAGAGACACCGCCCGGTTCGTTGGAATGGGGCCCGGGAACCCCTGTCGGCGCTACTCGATGGCACAAATCCGTTCGCGTTCAAGATGGTTCTCGGAGTCCTGGTGGCCACCGAGATCGAGCCCGGATTCGGAGGACAGCTGATCCGGGGAGCGTCGGACCTGCTCCTTGCCCACGTTGGCGCCGCCCACGAGGGGACGCGGGAACCCGCGATGGCTCTCTTGACGAGGGTGAGTGGTGAGGATCTTGGCGCGGATCCTGACGCCTGGTCGGAATGGTTGAGCCGTCTCCCGGACGCTTTCTGAAGCTGGGGCGGACGTGTCGTCGGGCGCGCCACTGACATGACCCGGTAGGAGGTTGTATGCGCATGCGAACCACCCTGATTGGAATGGCGTTCGTCGTCCTGATGGGTTGCAGTGACACCGCTTCGCAGAGCAGTTGGACCACGGTGCGGGACACGTTGCCTTCCGGCACGGCTCGCGTCACGAACATCCCGCCGGCGAACGCATCTCCAACGTGGACGCTGGTAGAGGAACTCCGCGTCGGCTCGGTCGATGGTGACGGACCGGATGGGTTCGCGTATCTGAAGGGTCTCGTCGTGCTGGACGGGGGAGCTTTCGCCGTCCTCGATTCCCAGGTGCAGGAACTGCGCGTTTTCGGCCCGGATGGCGCCCACCTCGCAACCCACGGCGGAAGGGGCCAGGGACCGGGGGAGTTCATGGACGCAAACGGTCTCATGCTCGGCCCCAACGGGCGGATTTGGGTCCCGGATGGGCGCAACGGGCGCATGTCGGTTGTCGATCCCGAGGACGGCTTCATCGAGTCCTTTCCGTTCGACGACGGGAATTACGGTTGGATGTGGAACGGCGCGATGGTGGACGGGAGCCGCATCTATCGGCCGTGGTCGGACAGGAACCGGGAGCAGATTCGCGTCTACGATCTGACGATGACGCGGATCGACTCTCTGCCTCCGTCCGCCGACCCCGCCGAGGATGAAGAATTCGACCCCGCACGTCAGCCCGGCACCTTCTACCTGGAGCGGGACGGCGGCTACATGCTGTATCGCATCCCGTTCTTCGCGGCCGAGGTCAGGCACATCGATGCGCGAGGCGCCGTGTGGTCCACCGCGGCCGGCGATCCGGAGTATCGGATCACGCGGTGGGAACCCGAAACCGGTGCGACGCTCATGGTCGAGACCCGGAGACCCCCCGTCCCGGTGCCTGCGGCCGAACGTGACTCGGTGATCGACGGCATGCAGGAAATGCTCTCGAACATGGGCGTGGGTCGCCAGTTCGACTGGTCCCGGGTGCCCGATATCAGACCCGCCGTCGAGGCTATCTTCCAGTCGGCCGAGGGCAATCTGTGGGTCCGCACTCCTTCCGCCGACGACGGAGTGTTGTTTGACGTCTATTCCGGCGACGGCGCCTGGCTCGGAGCGGTCAGCCTGGGACCCGCCCTGAACCTCTTCGATCCGGTCGTCCCGGTCGTGCGTGGCGCACTGGCATGGCTGATCGTGACGGACGAGCTGGACGTGAGCTACGTCGTCCGAGGCCGCATCACGCCCGCGGACCGACCTCCGTCCTGAGCGCCGCAAGATCCAGGTAAACGCTCCCGTCTCTCCCGGCGTCTTTCTTACTGGAAGGCCGCACAAGCAAAGACTGGGAACGCATGCTCTCCGACCGAGACATCCTGGAGTTGGCGGAAAAGGCCAGGACGGGGGAAAAGGAGGCGCTCGGAAGGCTGGCGGACCATCTGCGACCCGTTGTTTGCCGGTGGGCGCTGGTCCTGACCGGCGATCCCGACGACGCGGAGGACGTCGCACAGTTCGTCGTGATGAAGATGCTCACGTCGATCAAGAGCTTCAACGGCCGCTCCAGGGTTACGAGTTGGCTCTACGGGATTACGCGGAACGCCAGCCTGGATCACCAGCGCGGGAAGCGGCGGAACCGACGGTTGGTCGAGAAACTTGGGCAGTTGGCTCAGACAGAGACGCCTCGGCGCGAAGACCCGCTCGAACAGCTCGAGATGACGAGAACCTTGCGCCTGATTCGGACCCTGCTGAGCGAGATTCCCATGAGGCAACGAGAGGTCTTCGATCTGGTCGAGTTGCAGGGGCTGAGACCGATCGAGGCGGCTGATCTGCTGGGAATGAACCCGAACACGCTGCGGGTACATCTGCTGCGCGCACGGCGCGCGATGCGCAGGGAGATGCTGTCCCGGGGCCATCGATATGGAAACACGGGGGACTAATGGATCATCGCGATGACTGGCCGAACGAGGTCCTGGAGGGGGGGCTCGACTCGCGTGAGAGCCTGGATGACCAGATGCGTGAGAGCATCGAGCTGATCGCCGGAGACGGGCGCAGGATGGACGCGGTCCTCGCCGCGATGGCCAACCGGTTGAGCGAAAGACTGTCGGTCGCGGAGGGGGAGCGCGCCGCGCCGCTACCTCCGCGAACCCTTTGGAGGGGACGAATCCTCGTGCCACTGGCGGCCGCTGCCATCGTCGCGTCGCTGATCCTGATGCGCACCGCCCGAACCGGAGGGAGCGACGAATCCCTCGCTGTGCAAGGGACTCCGCACGCACCGAGTATGACGGCCGAGATGAACGTGGAGGCGGACAGGCCGTTCGTGGTCTTTCCCACAAGCGATCCCGACATGGCCGTAGTCTGGCTACTCAACCCCAAGGAGAGCGACTGATGATTGAGAGTGCGAAGAGACGGCTTGGATGCGGGTTGATCGCTCCGCTGGCCCTGGGCCTGCTTGCGAGTTTCGCGGGCGCACAAGAGCGGGAAGACCCCGCTCAGGACGTCTGGAACGTGCAATTCGTCTTTCAACTGGTGCAGGCGGATGGTTTCACGGACGAGGATCCGGAGATCAGCGATGTGGTGAAAGAACTCCGGATGGCCTTCAACTTTCAGGGCTATCGACTCCTGTCGACCTCGGTACTGAACGTCGGCCTGGGACTGCCCTACCGCGGATCGCCCACCGTTGACGGCAGCGGGTCCCAGAGAATCTTCCCGGACGACTACGACAAGCCTTTGACGATCCATGCAGACGTGAGTGCGCGCCGTTCTACGGGGACGATCCGCGCTCAGGTGACCCTCACCGACCTGATCGTGTGGGGGCCGACAGGCGATCCGATATCACCGCCGCTTCTCGGAGCCTCGGTCACGATGCGTGATGGTCAGAGGGTGCTGTTGGGTTCGGCTCGCCGCTCCGCCGAAGAGCCCGTGCTCATCCTCATCGTGACCCCCCGGATCGATGTGGAGGGTTTGGAGTGATCAGGCTTCGGGCGACCATGCTCATCCTGACATTTACTGCCTTCACCGGCTGCGAGGACGGGTCCCGGACCATCCCCGGTGACCTGACCATTTCCGTTGACACGGCTGGCAACATCATCCGCACGAACAACGCCGGCGCCCCACCCGGCTGGCGACTCGTCCCGGTCGTGTCCATCGGGCCCAAGTCGGTGGCGGAGACGGGAGCTCCCGAGGAGTTCGGCAGAGTCACCAGCGTCGCAGTGGGGCCGGATGGGACGCTGTTCGTGGCCGACGGGATCAACCGCGAGGTCCGGGTCTTCGGCCTGGACGGAGTCCATCAACGTACCTTCGGGCGCATTGGCGAGGGACCGGGCGAGTTCCGCAGCCTGTATTCGCTCGCGTGGGTGGGCGACCGGCTCCTGACCCTGGATCCCAACCTGGGGCGCATCGGCGAATTCTCCGCCGGAGGCGAGTGGCTGGGACAGCAGCGGATCGAGGGGAGCGTGAGCGGACCCGTCGGCCACATCCGGTTCCGGCCCGTGAGCGCGGACCGGGTCTACCGCCTTGGGTTCACGCGGGATGCGACCGGGGTCACGTCGGTGCTCGTCGGTCACGACAGCCGTGGCGAGACGGGGGACACGCTGTCGTGGCTGCAAGCGCCGCCGGGTTCGACCGGCATCCTCTGCGCACACGAACCGGTGATCACCTTCTTCGACATTCCCTTCGGCTCCGGGCTGGTTCAACATCCCGGCGCGGATAACGTCCAGTATTCGGCGATGACGGATGTCTACCGGATCGCCATCACCCGGAATGGCACGGATACCCTTCGCATCATCGAGCGCGGCCTGCCGGAAGAGCCCGTCTCGGACGAGGAATGGACGGCCGGAAACCGGGACTTCGAGGAGTTCCTCTCCGAGAATCCGAACGCGTCCTGTGATCCGCGCCGGCCGAGCCGGCCCGAGCGCAAGCCTTTCATCGAGGACATCTTCCTCGCTCCCGACGGCACGCTGTGGGTGGAGGTGATTCGCACCGCCGGCAACCGGCTGGAGGTCTTCGACCCCGAAGGCCGGCTGCTGGGCAGCCTTGCCGCCCCGCCGCGCAAGGAAGGCTCCGTCCCCGTGTTCGGCGCGGGCTACCTGGTTAGCGTCCGCCAGGACAGCCTTGACCTTGACCATGTCGACGTCTGGAGAATCGAGCGGACGGGACGCTAGTCGAGCCTGGGGCGGGTGGACAATGGTCGCCCAACAACCCCCACCAACCCACCCCGGTTGTTCGAAAACGGAACAGGCCGTCCCACTATCGGCCGATGGCCGTCCTGGCGCTCATCGCCTGATGGTGGACCATAAGCTATTGGGCTACAATCTGATACGATATCTTACCCTCGATTGGCACGAAGCTTTCTCGTGAGTTCACGACTTCCCCATTGGACGAGAATGAGGCAGGCAGCCCATGACGGCGCGCATCCTGATCGCGGACGACCAGGCGGACATTCTGGAAGCACTGCGCCTGCTGCTTAAGGGCGAGGGCTTCGAGACCACGGCCGTCACGTCCCCCGGTGCGGTCCGGCGCGCGGTCGAGAAGGGCGACTTCGACCTGGTCCTGCTCGACCTCAACTATACCCGCGACACCACCTCCGGAAAGGAGGGACTGGCGCTGCTCGGCGACCTTCGTGAACTGGACGAGACCCTGCCCGTGGTCACCATGACCGCGTGGGGCAGCGTGGGCGGAGCCGTGGAGGCGATGCGCCGGGGAGCCCGGGACTATGTCGAGAAGCCATGGGACAACGAACGGCTGCTCGCCACGATTCGAACGCAGGTGGATCTCGGGCGGGCGTTGCGCCGTGCCCAGCGCCTCGAGACCGAGAACATAAGGCTCAAGGGAGAGAGCGCACCGAAACTCATCGCCGAATCCGCGGCCATGCGGCCGGTGCTGGAGATCATCAATCGCGTCGGCCCTTCGCACGCAAACGTGCTGATTACCGGGGAGCACGGGACGGGCAAGGAGGTAGTCGCCCGACGGCTGCATGCCGTGTCGCATCGATCCGGGTACGACCTCGTCGCCGTGAACGCCGGAGGGTTTGGCGAAGGGATCTTCGAGAGCGAGATCTTCGGACATGTAAAAGGCGCCTTCACCGACGCCAGGACCGAGCGGGTCGGGTGCTTCGAACTCGCCCACAAGGGCACCCTGTTTCTCGATGAGATCGCCAACGTATCGTTGCAACAGCAGGCCAGGTTCCTGCGCGTGCTCGAGAGCGGCGAGATCCGGCGCGTCGGCTCGTCGAAAGTGCGGCACGTGGATGTGCGGGTCATTTCCGCCACCAACGCCAGCATCGGCGAAGCAGTGGCGAGCGGTGATTTCCGCGAAGATCTGCTCTATCGGTTGAACACGGTCGAGATCGAGCTTCCGCCACTCCGGGACCGTCCCGAGGACATCCCCTTGCTGGCCCGGCACTTCCTGGGGAGGCAGGCAGCCCGGTACGGAAGAGCCATTGTCGGCTTCTCGGCGGGGGCCGAGGCCGCCCTCACGGCGCACGCCTGGCCCGGTAACGTGCGCGAGCTGCAGCACTCGGTCGAGCGGGCCGTGGTCATGGCACGCGGCTCGCACATCCAGGCGGCCGACCTGCGGCTGCGCGGGCGCGAAGGCGATTCGGCAGCCCTCTACGACGTTACGCTGGAGGAGGCCGAGCGCATCCTCGTACGGAAGGCGCTGGATCGCCACGGTGGAAATGTGAGCAAGGCGGCGCGGGCGCTCGGGCTTACCCGCAGCTCCCTCTACCGGCGTCTGAAGCGGATCAGGGCCCAGGACGATGATCGGAAACCCGTGACTGGTTGATCGCGTTCGCGCGGCATGGAAGGCCGGGAGACGGAATGAGCCTCAGGTGGCTGGGTACGCGACACGACAGGCGGGTTCTCCTCCTTACCGTGTTGGCGGGCCTGCCCGCCATCGTCGTCGCACTCCTGCTGCTCTGGCGGAGCGAGTTCGACCCGACCATCCGGTGGCCGCTGTCGCTGGCGTTGATCGCCGGTTGGCTCGGGCTCAGTGCCGCTGCGAAGAACCATGCGCTCCGTCCTTTCGAGACCATCGCGAACATGCTCGCGGCCCTGCGTGAGGGGGACTTCTCGATCAGGGCCAGGGTTGGTGACGCCCGGGACCCTCTCTCGCTGGCCTACCTGGAGATCAACTCACTCGAGGAGATCCTGAGGGAGCAGAGGCTCGGAGCCGTTGAAGCCACCGAGACGCTCCGCAAGGTCCTGGAGGAGATCGACATCGTGGTGCTGGCCTTCGACCCGCAGGGTGTGCTGCGCATCGTCAATCGCGCGGGCGAGAGACTCCTCGGGCAACCGGCACACCGACTCAGGGGCAGGACAGCCGAGGAGCTGCGTCTCTCCAGCCAGTTGACCGGTACTACGCCGCGCACGGTGGAGCTGTCGTTTCCCGGCGGGTCGGGCCGGTGGGAACTCCGGCGCAGTGTCGTCCGCCAGGAGGGGTATCCCCTCCGGTTGATCGCGCTCTCGGACCTGAGCCGCGCGTTGCACGAAGAGGAGCGCAAGGCCTGGAAGCGCATCATCCGGGTGCTGTCCCATGAGATCAACAATTCACTGGCCCCGATCAAGTCGATTTCGGGCAGCCTCCACACGCTTCTCAGGCGCAGCCGGCTTCCCGCCGATATCGAGGAGGATGTGGAGCGAGGCCTGGGCGTGATCTCGTCACGGGCCGAGACGCTGGGGCGGTTCATGGCTTCATACGCCCGGCTCGCACGGCTGCCGGCACCGAAGCTGGCTCCAGTCCCGGTCGGCAGTCTGGTACAGGTGGTTGCCGACCTGGAGACGCGGGTTCCCGTGGAGGTGGTGGCGGGTCCCGACGCCAGTTGTTCCGCGGACGCCGATCAGCTCCAGCAAGCCCTCATCAACCTGGTCAGGAACGCGGCCGATGCCACCCTCGAAGCCGAGGGCCGCCGGGTGCGGCTCGGATGGGAGGTTCATGACGCCAGGGTTGAGATCATCGTCGAAGACGAGGGCCCGGGGCTCGGAGACACCGGCAACCTCTTCGTGCCCTTCTTTACGACGAAGTCCGGGGGCTCCGGGGTCGGCCTCGTGCTGTCACGGCAGATCGCCGAGAGTCATGGCGGCACCCTGTCGCTGGAGAATCGGAGAGACGGCGGCGGAGCGCGGGCGCGCATCGCGATTCCCATGGATTCGGGCGATTGATGAACGCGGGCGAGTCCGCGGCCTCTCCGAAGGCTTGCGAAGGCCACAGGGATCGGCACCCGGGCACCAACCTCAACCGTTCACAATCGCACGTTCGAGTCCCACAACCGGGCGGACGGCACTCTTCCACACGGGCCGATGACACTCCATAACCAGTTGTCTTGAAATCACATAGAACAGACGACACCGCTCTGGCACGCTTCTTACAATGTCCTTCGCTCGAAGGCAACAATCACTCCGGACGTGGAGCGGGAATCAATGGTTCGAGGCACCGCAGTGGGCGCGGTTCTCGTCCTGATGGCCGGGGTCGGCACCGCTTCAACCCCCGCTGGCGCATCGGGCCAGGAACGCATGAGCCTTTCGCTCGAAGAGGCCATCCGGATCGCGAAGGATGGCAACCCGGCCTTTCTGTCGGCGACCAACGACCTGGATCGAGCCACATGGCAGGTCCGCGAGGCCTGGGGTCAGTTCCTGCCTTCGGTCACGGCCGGGGGAGGAGCCCAGTACGAGTACGCGGGCGTGCAGCGCTTCGGCATCTTCTCGTCGGCCGACATCGCGGCGGGCACCACCGACTACCTGCTCTCCAGCTATTTCCTGTCCGTCAACTGGTCGATCGACGGCAATACGTTCTTTCAGGCCAGGTCCGCGCGTGCGAACCAGCGCGCCGCCGAGGCCAGTGGCGCGGCGGACGAGTTTGCCCTGGAGGCCACCGTGACGCTGCAGTACCTCGCTGCGTTGAGGGCAAGGGACGCGGTCGAAGTAGCGGAGCGTCAGGTGGCCCGCTGGGAGCAGAACTTTGCGCTGATCGGCGCGCGGGTTGACGCGGGAGCCGCCCTTTCGACCGAAGGCAAGCAATCCGAGGTCGACCTGGGGCGAGCCCGGGTGGCCCTTCTCCGGGCGGAAAACCTCTACCGCACCGAGATCGCCCGCCTCATGGAGCAACTCGGCACGGATCTGGGAGCCCCGCTCGAGCTGGCTTCGGACTTCGCCGTGTTCGAACCAGGCTGGGATCGGAGAGAGCTGATCGAGACGGCCATGTCGGGACATCCCGGCCTGCGGGCGGCGCTGGCGTCGGAGGCGTCGGCTTCGGCGCAGGTCAACCGGGCCCGCAGCAGCTACTTTCCAACCGTTTCGGCGTCAGCGGTCTGGTCGGGCTTCACCCGCCAGGTCGGCAACCGGGACTACGTCGTTCAGCAGGCCCGGGGCAGCGTCGACCGCCAGCGGCGAAGCTGCCAGTTCGACAACGCCCTCCTGGCCCACCTGCAGGACCTGCCGGGGCTCACGGCGGAAGACTGCTCGAAGTACGTGCTCACCGAGCAGATTCGCCAGCAGGTCCTGGCGGCGAACCAGACGTTCCCGTTCGACTTTACCAGGCAGCCGCTGAGCCTTCGCCTGAGCGTGAGTCTCCCTGTATTCGAGGGCTTCGCCCGACAGCGCAACATCGCCCAGGCTCACGCGGACCGGCGAGATGCCACCTACGCTCGCAGGGCGGAGCAACTCAGGCTCCGGGCGGCCGTTACGCAGTCCTACGACGATCTGGCGACGGCATACCGGGCCCTGCGCATCCAGGAGCGCAATCTGGAGGTGGCGTCGGAGCAGCTCGAGCTCGCGCGCCGGCGCTATACGCTCGGGGCGGCCCCGTTCCTGGAGCTTCTGGATGCCGAGGACTCGATGGCGCAGTCGGAGCGCGACCACCTGGCTGCCGTGTACGACTTTCATGCCGCCATCTGGTCGCTTGAAGCCGCGGTTGGGCGGCGTCTGCGGCCCGACGCCGAGCTCTGAGAGGAAGACCGTGTCCGCAATCCTCGATGACGTCCGCTACTCCCTGAGGTCCCTTCGGAGGACCCCCGGGTTCACCGTCGTGGCCGCATTGGTGCTCGCTCTGGGGATCGGCGCCACGAGCGCGATCTTCAGCGTGCTGAGCGCCGTGGTGTTGCGGCCCGTGCCGTTTCCGGACGGCCAGCGGGTCGTGAATCTGGCGTGGAACTACGGCACCTACGTTTCCCCCTACCTGACGGCAGCCCAGTTCTCGTACTGGCAGGAGCGCACACGCTCCCTGGGCACCTTCGCGAGCTGGCAGTCGTCTTTCGGACGGGTCGGCGAAGTCGGTGAGATCACGGGCGCTCAAGTCCTGCGCGTAACCTCAGGCTTCTTCGGCGTCGTGGGCATGTCGCCGGCGGTGGGTCGCGCCTTCGCCGAGGATGAATACCGGCCCGGAGGGCCCAGGGTCGCGGTGGTGTCTCCCGCGTTCTGGCGCGAGCACTTCGGCGAACAGATGGACGTGTCCGGCCGCGTCTCGATCAGGCTTGAAGAAGAGCCCTACGCGATCATCGGGCTGCTTCCCGAGGACTTCGCCTTCCCTTACGTGCCGGAACCCGTGGAGATGGTCCTGCCCACTGAGGTACCAACCGTCGATCCTGACGACCACGGCGAGAATTGGCCGGCCATCGCAAGGCTCGGCGACGACTACACGATGAGCGACGCCCGGACCGGGGTGGCGTCGCTCAATGCCGGGTTCCGGATGACGTACCCGCAGCAGGCCGCCGAAGCCGAACCGGGAATGACGCTCGACTCCTTCTCGGACTTGTACGTCGGGCAGACTGCGAATGCGATCTGGATCCTGATGGGCGCCGTCATGGCCGTCCTGCTGATCACCTGCGCCAACGTCGGCAACCTGTTCCTGGTTAGAGCATTGCGACGGCGAGGAGAGATGGCGCTGTGCGCTGCTCTCGGCGCGACCGAGAGCCGGATCGTGCGACTTGGCATGGCAGAGGCCATCGTGGTGGCTTCCGCGGCGGCCGCCGTCGGAGTCGCGCTCGCGGTGTCGGGCGCCAATGTGCTCGTCGCGTGGGCTCCCGTCCGGCTGCCGCTGGCAGGCTCGATCACGGTGGACTGGAGGGTTGTGGCGTTCACGACCGCGATTTCGCTGACGGCCGCCGTCGTGGTGAGTCTGGTGGCCGCGCGGCCCGCGGTGCGCGGGGGACTCTGGCGGGCGCTGGGACAGGGCTCCCGGACCACGACCGGGCAGCGTCGACTGCAGGAGGCGCTGGTGTCGGGGCAGACGGCGCTCTCGACCATCCTGCTCGTGGCCGCCGGCCTGCTCTTCACCACCTGGTCGAACCTCAGGCAAGCCGACCCCGGGTTCGATCCCGAAGCACTCGTAGCCGTCAAGCTGCCGATCAGACCTCCCAACTATGACACTTCCGAGCAGCTCGACCAGTTCGCACAGGGAGTGATCGAGAGTGTGCGAAGCTCGGACGGAATCGATCTCGCCGCCGGAGCGAGCAGTCTCCCCTTCGAGCGGGGCCTGAACTTCCCCATTTCGATAGCCGGACGCGACGAGTTCGGTGGTTCGGTCGAGCTGCGAACCGTCACCCGGGGCTACTTCGAGACGCTGGCGGTCCCGGTGGTCCGCGGACGATCGTTCGCGCCCGCGGATGTTCAGGGCGCGGTCCCGGTCGCCATCGTCAACGAGAGCTTCGCACGCAACTATTTTCCCGGCGACGACGCCGTCGGACAGCGCATAGATCTCGGGCGAATCAACAACGAGTACCGATTCCCTTCCCTGGCGGGGCCCGGAGTCCTGATCGTCGGTGTGGCCGCGGACGTACAGGATGTCTCGTTCCGGACCGAGGTCCGGCGAACGATGTACCTTCCGCACGCTCAGGCCGGCGACTACATCGCCAACATCCGAGCCGCGATGCCGGTTTTCGTGGTGCGGAGCACCCTGCCCGTGGAGCGACTCGAACTGGCGTTCGCCCAGGCGATACGCACGGTGGATCCCGCGCTTCCCGGCCCCGACGTCTTCGCTCTGAGCGAGACGGTCGCGGACTCAATGGCGCGGGAACGATTCGGCACCCTGCTCGTGACGCTCTTCGGAGCTCTCTCGCTCATCCTGACCGCAGTCGGCGTCTACGCCGTGCTGGCCCAAACCGTGCGAAGTCGTCGCCGCGAGATCGGAATCCGCATGGCCGTAGGCGCGAATGGCGACCGGGTACTGCGGCTGGTCGTCGTGCGAGGACTGCTCCCGGTCGTCGTCGGGATCGGCGTTGGACTCGCGGGTGCGATGGCCGTCTCGGATCTGCTGGAAACCTACCTCTGGGGCGTCACGGGCACCGACGCCAGGACACTCGGCACAGCGGCGGCCGGAATCCTCGCTGTGGCCACCTTCGCGTGCTGGATTCCCGCGCGGGAAGCGACGGGGGTAGACCCGGTCACAGCCCTGGCCTCGTGAGAACCCCAAGGAGCCAGACTTGGACATCATTCGCGATACCGGCCCCCGAAAGCGGAAGAAGAAGCTGGCGTGGAGCGCAACGGCCATCGGCGCCTTCGCGATCGCCGTCTTCGGATGGCAGCTGCTTCCGTCGGGCGTCCCGACCGTCGATGCCGCCGCCGTATGGAGCGACACGGTGGCGCACGGAACATTGATTCGGCAGGTACGGGGTCCGGGCACTCTCGTACCGGAGCAGATGCGCTGGATCACCGCCGTGACCGCCGGGCGCATCGAGCAGATCCTTTCCCTGCCGGGCGCCGACGTCTCGGCCGGTGATCTCATCATGCGCCTGAGCAACCCCGATGTGGACATGCAATTGCTGCAGGCCCAGCAGCAGTTGTCGGCGACGCACGCGAGCCTCGTTCAACTGCGCACCAGCCTGCGGATGCAAGAGCTTCAGCAGCGCGCCACCACGGCAACCGTGCGTGCGGACTACCTGGAGGCAGAGCGAATCCATCGCATCAACCAGCAGCTCTTCGACGAGAATCCGGAACTCGTCGCCCGAGCCGACCTCGACCGGTCACGCGAGTCCGTGGAAGCTCTGTCGCTTCGCCTCGAGACCGAGACAGAGCGCCTGGCCGTGATCCAGGCCACGTCAGGGGAGCAAATCAGCGCCCAGGAGGAGCAGATCACGCGCCTCGCCGACCTGGCTCGGTTCAGCCGCGATCGAATCCAGTCCATGCACGTGACCGCGTCGGTGAGCGGCGTCCTGGCGCCGCTCGACATTCCGCTCCAGGAGGGACAGTGGGTGCAGTCGGGCCAGGCCCTG
It includes:
- a CDS encoding ABC transporter permease, which produces MSAILDDVRYSLRSLRRTPGFTVVAALVLALGIGATSAIFSVLSAVVLRPVPFPDGQRVVNLAWNYGTYVSPYLTAAQFSYWQERTRSLGTFASWQSSFGRVGEVGEITGAQVLRVTSGFFGVVGMSPAVGRAFAEDEYRPGGPRVAVVSPAFWREHFGEQMDVSGRVSIRLEEEPYAIIGLLPEDFAFPYVPEPVEMVLPTEVPTVDPDDHGENWPAIARLGDDYTMSDARTGVASLNAGFRMTYPQQAAEAEPGMTLDSFSDLYVGQTANAIWILMGAVMAVLLITCANVGNLFLVRALRRRGEMALCAALGATESRIVRLGMAEAIVVASAAAAVGVALAVSGANVLVAWAPVRLPLAGSITVDWRVVAFTTAISLTAAVVVSLVAARPAVRGGLWRALGQGSRTTTGQRRLQEALVSGQTALSTILLVAAGLLFTTWSNLRQADPGFDPEALVAVKLPIRPPNYDTSEQLDQFAQGVIESVRSSDGIDLAAGASSLPFERGLNFPISIAGRDEFGGSVELRTVTRGYFETLAVPVVRGRSFAPADVQGAVPVAIVNESFARNYFPGDDAVGQRIDLGRINNEYRFPSLAGPGVLIVGVAADVQDVSFRTEVRRTMYLPHAQAGDYIANIRAAMPVFVVRSTLPVERLELAFAQAIRTVDPALPGPDVFALSETVADSMARERFGTLLVTLFGALSLILTAVGVYAVLAQTVRSRRREIGIRMAVGANGDRVLRLVVVRGLLPVVVGIGVGLAGAMAVSDLLETYLWGVTGTDARTLGTAAAGILAVATFACWIPAREATGVDPVTALAS
- a CDS encoding HlyD family efflux transporter periplasmic adaptor subunit; translation: MDIIRDTGPRKRKKKLAWSATAIGAFAIAVFGWQLLPSGVPTVDAAAVWSDTVAHGTLIRQVRGPGTLVPEQMRWITAVTAGRIEQILSLPGADVSAGDLIMRLSNPDVDMQLLQAQQQLSATHASLVQLRTSLRMQELQQRATTATVRADYLEAERIHRINQQLFDENPELVARADLDRSRESVEALSLRLETETERLAVIQATSGEQISAQEEQITRLADLARFSRDRIQSMHVTASVSGVLAPLDIPLQEGQWVQSGQALSRVVVPGRLKAEIRIPQTQAQEIAVGQVAKIDTRTDTIQGRVVRIDPAVRNGTVTIDVALPPSLPPSARPDLSVDGSVIVERLDDVVHMGRPTFGQANQQVSLFRVVDGGRFAERVTVRLGASSLNDIEIREGLQPGDVVILSDMSQWDGFSRVRLRGRGGAR